The following are from one region of the Anomaloglossus baeobatrachus isolate aAnoBae1 chromosome 1, aAnoBae1.hap1, whole genome shotgun sequence genome:
- the LOC142291760 gene encoding uncharacterized protein LOC142291760, protein MHEVENEASSGPIVAGSQENNDFNPNDVTNEKDDDFETSNQNSALDISTHHAPTYTRGRRRKGKNVTNTRREVDNGVLDYLSRTINDDGEEAFSRSLAQYLRQIPRGVRLRARSCMQTIIDACTPSNTPHLIFNYIERWQLSEENKLDNTPPNIDAITSNTLPQPPHIPSVCVSNRDNMSGYEHTNEITHNLHMNIGDNAHNVVRQTYNPNINSNIHYSNQREQHYDHTHASSNAREISLRNFPEPAYSHHTPSSYTSKDNNLVQPISTRPGQHQDHKMQTPASQMQRSTNVTPRYMNL, encoded by the coding sequence ATGCATGAAGTtgaaaatgaagcatcatcaggacCAATTGTGGCTGGATCCCAGGAAAACAATGATTTTAATCCAAATGATGTAACTAATGAAAAAGATGATGATTTTGAAACCTCAAATCAAAACAGTGCACTAGATATCTCGACACATCATGCACCAACATACACCAGGGGTAGAAGGCGCAAAGGAAAAAATGTCACCAATACTCGTAGAGAGGTTGATAATGGGGTACTTGATTACCTGTCTCGAACCATCAATGACGATGGAGAGGAGGCATTTTCACGCAGCCTTGCTCAATATTTGCGTCAAATTCCACGTGGAGTAAGGCTGCGTGCAAGAAGCTGTATGCAAACCATAATTGACGCATGTACCCCTTCCAATACACCACATTTAATTTTCAATTACATCGAACGCTGGCAATTATCTGAAGAAAATAAACTAGACAATACCCCTCCAAATATAGATGCTATAACATCAAACACCCTGCCACAGCCACCACACATACCAAGTGTCTGTGTGTCTAATCGCGACAATATGTCAGGATATGAACATACAAATGAAATAACACACAACCTACACATGAATATTGGTGATAATGCCCATAATGTAGTAAGACAAACATACAATCCAAACATCAATTCAAATATACATTATAGTAACCAAAGAGAACAACATTATGACCATACTCATGCATCATCCAATGCTAGAGAAATTTCATTAAGAAATTTCCCAGAACCAGCATACAGCCATCATACTCCAAGCAGTTACACGAGCAAGGACAACAATCTAGTTCAACCAATCAGCACACGCCCTGGACAGCATCAGGACCACAAGATGCAAACCCCAGCAAGCCAGATGCAACGATCTACCAATGTAACACCTAGATACATGAATTTATGA